One window of the Natrinema sp. CBA1119 genome contains the following:
- the acs gene encoding acetate--CoA ligase: MVERNGPDRDASALTGSPYSPPDSFIEQANVTDPTLHETFERNWPNCWTRAADLLSWDEAYDTVLETADAPFYRWFADGRLNASYNCLDRHLESGRKNHAAIRWEGKQGERRTYTYRDLYVEVNELAAALRDLGVAEDDVVTIYLPMIPELPIAMLACARIGAPHSVVFAGLSADALATRMDAADSEFLVTCDGYYRRGDAFNQKSKADNARIDLEQDVRTVVVDRLGDDLPHVLGDGEWDYHELRDEFAGETVEPVSRDAEDMLFLMYTSGTTGEPKGVVHSTGGYLAHVAWTTHAVLDVKPEDTYWCAADIGWITGHSYIVYGPLALGTTTVMYEGTPDYPDRDRLWEIVDRNAVDVFYTAPTAIRAFMKWGSDYPARHDLSSLRLLGTVGEPISPRPWNWYREHIGDGDCPVVDTWWQTETGAVTISTLPGIDEMKPGSAGPPLPGIDASVVDAKGEQVAPGEAGYLTIERPWPGMARTLYDNDERFVAEYWRRFSDPETDDWRYFSGDTARADDDGYITVLGRVDDVITVSGHRLGTMEIEGAIADVDGVAEAAVVGRSSETEDTEIYAYVSTESGHESDATIRRAILESIESAIGPIAHPAELIFTPELPKTRSGKIMRRLLEDVANGEKLGDTSALRNPEIVGEIQAEIGDESDFD, encoded by the coding sequence ATGGTCGAACGGAACGGGCCGGATCGAGACGCGTCCGCACTGACCGGCTCCCCCTACAGTCCTCCCGACTCCTTCATCGAGCAGGCGAACGTCACCGATCCGACGCTCCATGAGACGTTCGAGAGGAACTGGCCGAACTGCTGGACGCGTGCGGCTGACCTCCTCTCGTGGGACGAGGCGTACGACACCGTCCTCGAGACGGCGGATGCTCCGTTCTATCGCTGGTTCGCGGACGGTCGGCTCAACGCCTCGTACAACTGTCTGGATCGCCACCTCGAGTCGGGGCGCAAGAACCACGCCGCGATCCGCTGGGAGGGGAAACAGGGCGAGCGCCGGACCTACACCTATCGGGATCTCTACGTCGAAGTCAACGAGCTCGCGGCGGCCCTGCGCGACCTCGGCGTCGCGGAAGACGATGTCGTGACGATCTACCTGCCGATGATCCCCGAGTTGCCGATCGCGATGCTTGCCTGCGCCCGGATCGGTGCGCCCCACAGCGTCGTTTTCGCCGGCCTCTCCGCGGACGCGCTCGCGACGCGGATGGACGCCGCGGACAGCGAGTTTCTCGTCACCTGCGACGGCTACTACCGGCGGGGCGACGCCTTCAACCAGAAGAGCAAGGCCGACAACGCCCGCATCGACCTCGAGCAGGACGTGCGAACGGTCGTCGTCGACCGGCTCGGCGATGACCTCCCACACGTCCTCGGAGACGGCGAGTGGGACTACCATGAGCTTCGCGACGAGTTCGCGGGCGAAACGGTCGAGCCGGTCTCGCGCGACGCGGAGGACATGCTATTTCTGATGTACACCTCGGGGACGACCGGTGAACCAAAGGGCGTCGTCCACTCGACGGGGGGCTACCTCGCGCACGTCGCGTGGACGACTCACGCCGTCCTCGACGTCAAACCCGAAGACACCTACTGGTGTGCGGCCGACATCGGCTGGATCACGGGGCACTCCTACATCGTCTACGGGCCGCTCGCGCTGGGGACGACGACCGTGATGTACGAGGGGACGCCCGACTATCCCGACCGGGACCGACTCTGGGAGATCGTCGATCGGAACGCCGTCGACGTCTTCTACACCGCGCCGACGGCGATTCGTGCGTTCATGAAGTGGGGCTCGGACTACCCCGCGCGCCACGACCTCTCCTCGCTGCGCCTGCTCGGCACGGTCGGCGAGCCGATCAGCCCCCGGCCCTGGAACTGGTATCGCGAACACATCGGAGACGGGGACTGTCCGGTCGTCGACACCTGGTGGCAGACGGAGACCGGTGCGGTGACCATCTCGACGCTGCCGGGTATCGACGAGATGAAACCGGGCTCAGCGGGGCCGCCGTTACCGGGGATCGACGCCAGCGTGGTCGACGCGAAGGGCGAGCAAGTCGCTCCCGGCGAGGCCGGCTACCTCACGATCGAGCGCCCGTGGCCGGGGATGGCGCGGACGCTGTACGACAACGACGAGCGGTTCGTCGCGGAGTACTGGCGGCGCTTCTCCGATCCCGAAACCGACGACTGGCGCTACTTCAGCGGCGATACGGCTCGAGCCGACGACGACGGCTACATCACCGTCCTCGGCCGGGTCGACGACGTAATCACCGTCTCCGGCCACCGACTCGGAACGATGGAGATCGAGGGCGCGATCGCCGACGTCGACGGCGTCGCCGAAGCCGCCGTCGTCGGCCGCTCGAGCGAGACCGAGGACACCGAGATCTACGCGTACGTCAGCACGGAGAGCGGCCACGAGTCCGACGCGACGATTCGGCGGGCGATCCTCGAGAGCATCGAATCCGCGATCGGTCCGATCGCCCACCCCGCGGAGTTGATCTTCACGCCGGAACTGCCCAAGACTCGCTCGGGCAAAATCATGCGCCGCCTGCTCGAGGACGTCGCCAACGGCGAGAAGTTGGGTGATACCAGCGCGCTCCGCAATCCGGAGATCGTCGGCGAAATTCAGGCTGAGATCGGCGACGAGAGCGACTTCGACTGA
- the acs gene encoding acetate--CoA ligase, protein MSQDNADLEARLEEQEAFEPPESFVEQANVTDQGIYEEFEENWPECWERAADLLSWDEEYDTVLEDGNAPFYEWFTGGELNASYNCLDRHVEEGRGDSVAIEWEGELGETRTYTYDELLDEVEDFAATLRDLGVEEDDIVTLYMPMVPELPIAMLACARIGAPHSVVFAGFSADALATRMNSADSEYLVTCDGYYRRGDALDHISKTNEGLEGVEHEVSDVVVVDRLGDDLDHELADNQHDYDELVADHEGSTVEPVPRDAEDMLFLMYTSGTTGQPKGVKHTTGGYLAYTAWTSHAVLDIEADDTYWCSADIGWITGHSYIVYGPMALGTTSVMYEGTPDYPDKDRLWDIVERNEVDIFYTAPTAIRAFMKWGAEYTENHDISSLRLLGTVGEPINPRAWKWYYKHIGNEECPIVDTWWQTETGGMMITTLPGVNTMKPGSAGPPLPGIDARVVDAQGEEVDAGQAGYVTVNNPWPGMLRTLYDNDERFLEEYWQEYSDEEADEWVYFPEDGAKIDEDDYITILGRVDDVINVSGHRLGTMEIESSVVGVEGIAEAAVVGGDHEVKGEAVYVYAIPEDGYGDRHAELEEKAMSAVLDSIGPIAKPEEIVFTHELPKTRSGKIMRRLLEDIASGNELGNTSTLRNPDVVDDIAAQVETD, encoded by the coding sequence ATGTCACAGGACAATGCCGATCTCGAGGCGCGACTCGAAGAACAGGAGGCGTTCGAGCCTCCCGAGTCGTTCGTCGAGCAGGCAAACGTCACCGATCAGGGGATCTACGAGGAGTTCGAGGAGAACTGGCCGGAGTGTTGGGAGCGTGCCGCCGACCTCCTCTCGTGGGACGAGGAGTACGATACGGTTCTCGAGGACGGGAACGCCCCGTTCTACGAGTGGTTCACCGGCGGCGAACTCAACGCGTCGTACAACTGCCTCGACCGGCACGTCGAGGAGGGGCGGGGCGACAGCGTCGCCATCGAGTGGGAGGGTGAACTCGGCGAGACGCGCACGTACACCTACGACGAGTTGCTCGACGAGGTCGAGGACTTCGCGGCGACGCTGCGCGACCTCGGCGTCGAGGAGGACGACATCGTCACGCTGTACATGCCGATGGTTCCGGAGCTTCCGATCGCCATGCTGGCGTGTGCCCGCATCGGCGCGCCGCACAGCGTGGTCTTCGCCGGCTTCTCGGCCGACGCGCTGGCCACCCGGATGAACTCGGCCGACAGCGAGTACCTCGTCACCTGCGACGGCTACTACCGTCGCGGCGACGCGCTCGATCACATCTCGAAGACCAACGAGGGCCTCGAGGGCGTCGAACACGAGGTCTCCGACGTCGTGGTCGTCGACCGACTCGGTGACGACCTCGATCACGAACTCGCGGACAACCAGCACGACTACGACGAGCTCGTGGCCGACCACGAGGGGTCGACGGTCGAGCCGGTCCCGCGCGACGCCGAGGACATGCTGTTCCTGATGTACACGTCGGGAACGACCGGCCAACCGAAGGGGGTCAAACACACCACCGGCGGCTACCTCGCGTACACGGCCTGGACGAGCCACGCGGTACTGGATATCGAGGCCGACGACACCTACTGGTGTTCGGCCGACATCGGCTGGATCACCGGCCACTCCTACATCGTCTACGGACCGATGGCGCTCGGCACGACGAGCGTGATGTACGAGGGGACGCCGGACTACCCCGACAAGGACCGGCTGTGGGATATCGTCGAGCGGAACGAGGTCGACATCTTCTACACCGCGCCGACGGCGATTCGCGCGTTCATGAAGTGGGGCGCTGAGTACACGGAGAACCACGACATCTCGAGCCTGCGCTTGCTCGGCACCGTCGGAGAGCCGATCAACCCGCGCGCGTGGAAATGGTACTACAAGCACATCGGCAACGAGGAGTGCCCGATCGTCGACACCTGGTGGCAGACGGAAACCGGGGGGATGATGATCACGACGCTACCGGGGGTCAACACCATGAAACCCGGCTCGGCGGGGCCGCCGCTGCCGGGGATCGACGCCCGCGTCGTCGACGCGCAGGGTGAAGAAGTCGACGCCGGTCAGGCCGGCTACGTCACGGTCAACAACCCGTGGCCCGGCATGCTCCGTACGCTGTACGACAACGACGAGCGCTTCCTCGAGGAGTACTGGCAGGAGTACTCCGACGAGGAGGCCGACGAGTGGGTCTACTTCCCCGAGGACGGCGCGAAGATCGACGAGGACGACTACATCACCATCCTCGGCCGGGTCGACGACGTGATCAACGTCTCCGGCCACCGGCTGGGGACGATGGAGATCGAGTCGTCCGTCGTGGGCGTCGAAGGGATCGCCGAAGCCGCCGTCGTCGGCGGCGACCACGAGGTCAAAGGCGAGGCAGTCTACGTCTACGCCATCCCCGAAGACGGCTACGGGGACCGACACGCCGAACTCGAGGAGAAGGCCATGTCGGCCGTCCTCGACTCGATCGGGCCGATCGCCAAGCCCGAAGAAATCGTCTTCACGCACGAATTGCCCAAGACGCGCTCGGGCAAGATCATGCGCCGTCTGCTCGAGGACATCGCGAGCGGGAACGAACTCGGGAACACCTCGACGCTGCGTAACCCGGACGTCGTCGACGACATCGCGGCACAGGTCGAAACGGACTGA
- a CDS encoding universal stress protein translates to MSLLVPFDGSKLATKALERADAFGDLLDEEVIVLTVIPDDAEYARDRGWITQGEPFDPDAIATGMQTRAKEVAPEATVRIERVSSDEPTATSTTNVVREIRRIAGEIEASVVFIGSENAGSVIAPQSSVGSPVANDHRYDVYVVREPGHEIDPEEMADIDSTQDDL, encoded by the coding sequence ATGTCACTGCTCGTTCCATTCGACGGGTCGAAGTTAGCGACGAAAGCGCTCGAGCGAGCCGACGCATTCGGCGACCTGCTCGACGAGGAGGTCATCGTGCTGACAGTGATTCCGGACGATGCCGAGTACGCGCGCGATCGCGGCTGGATCACGCAGGGCGAGCCGTTCGATCCGGACGCGATCGCGACGGGAATGCAGACCCGGGCCAAGGAGGTCGCGCCGGAGGCGACCGTTCGGATCGAGCGGGTCAGTTCCGACGAGCCCACTGCGACATCGACGACGAACGTCGTCCGCGAGATCCGACGGATCGCCGGCGAGATCGAGGCCTCCGTCGTCTTCATCGGCTCCGAGAACGCGGGCTCGGTCATCGCGCCCCAGTCGAGCGTCGGGAGCCCGGTCGCGAACGACCACCGATACGACGTCTACGTCGTTCGCGAACCCGGTCACGAAATCGATCCCGAGGAGATGGCCGATATCGATTCGACCCAGGACGATCTCTGA
- a CDS encoding tRNA (cytidine(56)-2'-O)-methyltransferase, producing MHDDSEVAVLRLGHRPGRDERMTTHVGLTARALGADRVIFPDNAGQSLETVADITDRFGGPFAAELTDSPLRIIRNWEGRVVHLTMYGERVQDVEADIRTAHLSEGEPLLLVVGSEKVSFDVYEEADWNVGVTNQPHSEVAGLAVFLDRLFEGRELERDWQNADRRVIPMETGKRVESADSEPDSDREHQSNGE from the coding sequence ATGCACGACGATAGCGAGGTCGCCGTCCTTCGGCTCGGCCACCGCCCCGGCCGAGACGAACGGATGACGACCCACGTCGGCCTGACCGCGCGGGCGCTGGGGGCCGACCGCGTCATCTTCCCCGACAACGCCGGCCAGTCGCTCGAGACGGTCGCGGACATCACCGACCGGTTCGGGGGCCCCTTCGCGGCCGAACTGACCGATTCGCCCCTTCGGATCATCCGGAACTGGGAGGGACGGGTCGTTCACCTCACGATGTACGGGGAGCGCGTTCAGGACGTGGAAGCCGATATTCGGACGGCCCACCTGTCCGAGGGAGAACCGCTCTTGCTCGTCGTCGGCTCCGAGAAGGTCTCCTTTGATGTCTACGAGGAGGCCGACTGGAACGTCGGCGTCACCAACCAGCCCCACTCCGAAGTGGCCGGGCTGGCGGTCTTTCTCGATCGGCTCTTCGAGGGCCGGGAACTCGAGCGGGACTGGCAAAACGCCGACCGGCGCGTGATCCCGATGGAGACGGGCAAACGCGTCGAATCAGCGGATTCGGAGCCCGATTCGGACCGGGAACACCAGTCGAACGGCGAGTAG
- a CDS encoding universal stress protein: MYERILVPTDGSNVAEAAVDQAIDIATKYDAEVHSLFVADTDAIAYGLGTEQVDRIRQGQFQGMTELREDAEAATGYVTDAAEAAGLTAHERHAGGQPHRMIADYAEDNDIDLIVIGSHGRSGVRRALLGSVTERVLRSTTVPVLVVDYDDED, encoded by the coding sequence ATGTACGAACGAATACTCGTTCCCACCGATGGGAGCAACGTCGCTGAGGCAGCGGTCGACCAGGCGATCGATATCGCCACGAAATACGACGCGGAAGTCCACTCGCTGTTCGTCGCCGACACGGACGCAATCGCGTACGGGTTAGGGACCGAACAGGTCGACCGGATCCGACAGGGTCAGTTCCAGGGAATGACCGAGCTGCGCGAAGACGCCGAGGCGGCGACCGGCTACGTTACGGACGCCGCCGAGGCGGCCGGCCTGACTGCCCACGAGCGTCACGCCGGCGGCCAGCCCCATCGGATGATCGCCGACTACGCCGAGGACAACGACATCGACCTCATCGTGATCGGCAGTCACGGTCGCTCCGGCGTCCGCCGGGCGCTGCTCGGGAGCGTCACCGAGCGCGTACTCCGCTCGACGACTGTCCCCGTGCTGGTCGTCGACTACGACGACGAGGACTGA
- a CDS encoding cation acetate symporter has protein sequence MIDGAPMLADLAIGAMETMPLQSSEALLPEDLNVSFKLLPAIIVIGMMGLFIVAGFMFQVADTDDMWVAGRSIGNIENGMAIGANWMSAATYLGVAATVAISGVYGLAYVIGWTTGYFILLIFMAAQMRRFGKYTAPDFVGDRFNSDAARALAALTTFLIGFVYALGQARGMGLVGLYILGDWSAITGGALSAYQTMMVIFMVITVAYLSLSGMLGATKNMVLQYVILIVAFLLGLVVTGWSGGFTTVLPQLEYGMMIDTLGSEFSAPFAGGSYYLWVATCFSLVFGTCGLPHVLVRFYTVKNERVARWSCTWGLFFISLLYLSAPAFAAVGTALYGEEVGAVYGDPGMTSAAGDVLVVLAAQLAGLPSWFVGFVAAGGIAAAVATTAGLFIAASSAISHDIYANIINEDATQRQQVLVGRLSIILIGLLTIIFALNPQQPIAALVGFAFSLAAIVLFPMFFLGLWWENTNRPGALSGMTTGIIVWFIPMLNEGNFGLIDGGLAIDAISTWMPAIGSALIGTPIVFAVTIIVSLVTSEPPLETKQMVRQCHSPDPMPKDKTAADIVAEKNRDGNAPADD, from the coding sequence ATGATCGACGGCGCACCGATGCTGGCGGACCTCGCGATCGGAGCGATGGAGACGATGCCGTTGCAGTCGAGCGAAGCGCTGCTTCCGGAGGACTTGAACGTCTCGTTCAAACTGCTCCCGGCGATCATCGTCATCGGGATGATGGGGCTGTTCATCGTCGCCGGCTTCATGTTTCAGGTCGCCGACACGGACGACATGTGGGTCGCCGGCCGGTCGATCGGGAACATCGAGAACGGGATGGCCATCGGGGCCAACTGGATGTCGGCGGCGACGTACCTCGGAGTGGCCGCGACCGTCGCGATTTCAGGGGTCTACGGCCTGGCGTACGTCATCGGCTGGACGACGGGCTACTTCATCCTGCTGATCTTCATGGCCGCCCAGATGCGGCGGTTCGGGAAATACACCGCGCCGGACTTCGTCGGCGACCGCTTCAACTCCGACGCCGCGCGCGCCCTCGCGGCGCTCACCACGTTCCTGATCGGCTTCGTCTACGCGCTCGGTCAGGCTCGCGGGATGGGGCTCGTCGGACTGTACATCCTCGGCGACTGGTCGGCGATCACCGGCGGCGCGCTGTCCGCCTACCAGACGATGATGGTGATCTTCATGGTCATCACCGTCGCCTACCTCTCGCTGTCGGGGATGCTCGGCGCGACAAAGAACATGGTCCTGCAGTACGTCATCCTCATCGTCGCGTTCCTGCTCGGACTGGTCGTGACCGGCTGGTCCGGCGGCTTCACGACGGTGCTCCCGCAACTCGAGTACGGGATGATGATAGATACCCTCGGGAGCGAGTTCTCCGCCCCGTTCGCGGGCGGCAGCTACTACCTGTGGGTCGCGACCTGTTTCAGCCTGGTCTTCGGGACCTGCGGACTGCCCCACGTGCTGGTCAGGTTCTACACGGTCAAGAACGAGCGAGTCGCCCGCTGGTCGTGCACCTGGGGACTGTTCTTCATCTCGCTGCTGTACCTCAGCGCGCCCGCCTTCGCCGCCGTCGGGACCGCCCTGTACGGCGAGGAGGTCGGTGCCGTTTACGGCGATCCCGGCATGACCAGCGCGGCCGGTGACGTTCTCGTCGTGTTGGCCGCACAGCTCGCGGGTCTGCCGTCGTGGTTCGTCGGCTTCGTCGCGGCGGGCGGTATCGCCGCGGCCGTGGCGACGACCGCCGGCCTGTTCATCGCCGCCTCGTCAGCGATCTCCCACGACATCTACGCGAACATCATCAACGAAGACGCGACCCAGCGCCAGCAGGTGCTCGTCGGTCGCCTGAGCATCATCCTGATCGGTCTGCTCACGATCATCTTCGCGCTGAACCCCCAGCAGCCGATCGCGGCACTCGTCGGGTTCGCGTTCTCGCTCGCGGCCATCGTGCTGTTCCCGATGTTCTTCCTCGGTCTCTGGTGGGAGAACACGAACCGGCCGGGTGCGCTCAGCGGGATGACGACCGGCATCATCGTCTGGTTCATCCCCATGCTCAACGAGGGGAACTTCGGCCTCATCGACGGTGGACTCGCCATCGACGCCATCTCGACGTGGATGCCCGCCATCGGCTCGGCGCTCATCGGCACGCCCATCGTGTTCGCGGTCACGATCATCGTCTCGCTCGTGACCAGTGAACCGCCCCTCGAGACCAAACAGATGGTCCGGCAGTGTCACAGTCCGGATCCGATGCCCAAGGACAAGACCGCGGCGGACATCGTCGCCGAGAAGAACCGAGACGGAAACGCACCTGCGGATGACTGA
- a CDS encoding DUF4212 domain-containing protein gives MSDKNRHDMNDDTHQIATDGGMSDVERERQIDYMDVEINLLKPATPFMRDHLKIIWIGFGIWVLTTFAPITATRLAPDLMTQTMPLIGFPLHYFLLAIVGPGAALVLSVWYARKRDQIDEKYGIEQGVAEPETTDTDSVPDDAAATDGGIDE, from the coding sequence ATGTCAGACAAAAACAGACACGATATGAACGACGATACCCACCAGATAGCGACCGACGGTGGGATGAGCGACGTCGAGCGCGAACGACAGATCGACTACATGGACGTCGAGATCAACCTGTTGAAGCCGGCGACCCCGTTCATGCGGGATCACCTGAAAATCATCTGGATCGGCTTTGGCATCTGGGTTTTGACGACGTTCGCACCGATCACGGCGACGCGTCTCGCACCCGATCTGATGACGCAGACGATGCCGCTCATCGGATTCCCGCTTCACTACTTCCTGCTCGCGATCGTCGGGCCGGGCGCGGCGCTCGTCCTCTCGGTGTGGTACGCGCGCAAGCGCGATCAGATCGACGAGAAGTACGGGATCGAACAGGGCGTTGCCGAACCGGAGACGACCGACACCGACTCCGTCCCGGACGACGCGGCCGCGACTGACGGAGGTATCGACGAATGA
- a CDS encoding cupin domain-containing protein, whose protein sequence is MRSVHKSDAPALSRDDGLVSHILHSQRDASETDLTITWVDVEPGARQVRHEHDPEQVYVIVSGEGVMSVGDDERAVEAGELVHIPANTEHGLENTGDSTLEYVSAATPAFPDAEVDEFYER, encoded by the coding sequence ATGCGATCAGTACACAAATCTGATGCGCCGGCACTGAGCCGAGACGACGGACTCGTGTCCCACATTCTGCACTCCCAGCGGGACGCCTCGGAGACGGACCTGACGATCACCTGGGTCGACGTCGAGCCGGGTGCGCGGCAAGTCCGCCACGAACACGACCCGGAACAGGTCTACGTCATCGTTTCCGGCGAGGGCGTGATGTCCGTCGGCGACGACGAGCGCGCGGTCGAGGCCGGCGAGCTGGTCCACATCCCGGCGAACACCGAACACGGCCTCGAGAACACCGGCGACAGCACGCTCGAGTACGTCTCCGCCGCGACGCCGGCGTTCCCGGACGCCGAAGTCGACGAATTCTACGAGCGGTGA
- a CDS encoding cupin domain-containing protein, which yields METINESAVDWKEYDREQTAFRRKELSTAVGASDLGCSLYELPPGMRSWPYHYHTANEEAIYVLAGEGQLKTEDGLEPLTAGDYATFPADESGGHRVVNDGDEPLRYLAISTMNEPDITVYPEMNKFGVYVGSPPGGRDDRSLEGYYRTDDETEYWDE from the coding sequence ATGGAAACGATCAACGAGTCGGCCGTCGACTGGAAAGAGTACGATCGAGAGCAAACGGCGTTCCGGCGGAAGGAACTCTCCACCGCCGTCGGGGCCTCGGACCTCGGCTGCAGCCTCTATGAACTCCCGCCCGGGATGCGCTCGTGGCCCTACCACTACCACACGGCCAACGAGGAAGCGATCTACGTGCTGGCAGGCGAGGGGCAACTGAAGACGGAAGACGGCCTCGAGCCCCTGACGGCCGGCGACTACGCCACCTTTCCCGCCGACGAGTCGGGCGGCCATCGGGTCGTCAACGACGGCGACGAACCGCTCCGATATCTGGCGATATCGACGATGAACGAGCCGGATATCACGGTCTACCCGGAGATGAATAAGTTCGGCGTCTACGTCGGCTCGCCGCCGGGCGGTCGCGACGACCGGTCGCTCGAGGGCTACTACCGCACCGATGACGAGACGGAGTACTGGGACGAGTAG